The following are from one region of the Dreissena polymorpha isolate Duluth1 chromosome 2, UMN_Dpol_1.0, whole genome shotgun sequence genome:
- the LOC127868428 gene encoding uncharacterized protein LOC127868428 has product MDLLEAVRKTQVVVQVLKNERADPAVWDALYDEAVDLAASMEVMPSTPRRTSKQQHRDNHPASDSRTYWRISLFYQFLDHLVQEIPFRSSDAHSIEGTVCHR; this is encoded by the exons aTGGATCTGTTGGAGGCCGTACGCAAGACCCAGGTCGTGGTTCAGGTGCTCAAGAACGAGAGAGCAGACCCAGCCGTCTGGGACGCCCTGTACGATGAGGCTGTAGACCTGGCAGCTTCCATGGAA gtGATGCCATCAACGCCTCGCAGAACTAGCAAACAACAGCACAGGGACAACCATCCTGCCTCCGATTCTAGGACATATTGGCGCATATCCCTGTTCTACCAATTTCTAGATCACCTCGTGCAGGAAATACCG TTTCGCAGCTCAGACGCTCATTCCATCGAGGGTACAGTCTGTCACAGATAA